A window of Felis catus isolate Fca126 chromosome A3, F.catus_Fca126_mat1.0, whole genome shotgun sequence genomic DNA:
TCTCAATGGCTTTGGGAGAAGAAAAGGCGGAGGTGGAGGCCCCCGCAGACACCAAGGCCCTGTCCTATGGACAGTGGAGCTGCAGGGAGCGGGAAGTGGACACCCCAGGGCTCACAAGTGGGGAGCAGGAGCAGCCACCACACCTGGAAGCTGAGGGCGGGCTTGCATCCCCAGTGTGGGGAACAGAGGGGCTACCTGCCCCTGCCTGCTGTGACAGGGCTGGCCCCAGCCCCTCTGGAGCCTACCAGCCACAGGCCAACAACACCAGAAGGGAGCCAGTAGCTGGTAGATCTAAGCCTGCTCTTGGTTGCCTGCTTCCTTCTGCTGGCCCGGGGACTGGAGACCTTTTGCACTCTGTGGAAAGCCAGGTAGGTAATAAGGCAAATGGGACTTTAGATTTAACTAATGTGGTCATTTGGCAGTATGTTCTAGCATTCTTCTCACCCTCTTACCTGCTTTCCCAGCTTCTGTACAAGGTGGGGACTTAAGGGAGTCTGGGTGTGATGATTTCTGATTTACAGGCTCACCTGGAGAgttgggccctggggactctgtcCACAGTGTCTCCTGTTCCTCAAAAGTGTGACTGGTGACCTTGTGAAGACTGGGGATGCTATGGCCAAGATCTATTGCCCAGAGGGCTAGACCATGGGGCCGTGTCTTGTTTCTGACTTGGTGATCTGAAGTCTTCAGGGGGAGCCCTGAGGAGACTTGGGTCCAGGGCTGTGGGCTCCGAGACTGGATCCCCTGGGACCGAAGGAACCTGGCAGAGGCTTGGAGCCCCCGTAGTAGGCGGCACCGTCCTTAGGGAAGAATTTCTTGCGCCTCCCTGACTGCAGGGAAGCCTTGCCTAGTACGAgtcccatggatcaaggagttcTCCTCGACTCTGTGACCTCAGACGTATCACCAAGTCTTTCAGGCCCTCAGAAAGGTGAGGGCCTTGGGAAGGTGACCTGAATGATCTGTCCCTTCCGGCTCTGGCATCCTGTTATGTTCTGCTTGCCAAGGCCTTCCATGGGATGGCTTTGATCTCTTTAGTATCACTCTGGCCTCGGCTGCTGAATACTGCCCCATGCAGTTCTGTCCTGTGAGATGCTCTGAGTATGCCTGTCTGGGAGAAAACAGAAACTGGACCCATCTGCCTGGGAACCAGGGGTGGTGGGAAGTTCAGGGCACCCATGAGAGATTCAGTGAGGCAGGAAGCACATAAGCAAACATAGAAATGGGCCATTTTGTGAGCTTACTAAAAATGGGCTGCTTGTTGTAGTACCTGTTGTTTGTTGAGCTCTTACCCTGTGCTTTTCACATGTGAGCCCCTTTAATCCTCATGTCCTGAGGAAGTGGTACCGTTActatccccgttttacagatgagggaagtgAGGCCCAAAGTCATACATCTGGAAGGTGGCAGTTAGGGGTTGGCATCGAGTCTGTCTGGTTCCAAAGCCCACGCCTTTAACGGGTGTGCTATCCCGCCTCCCCCGGGGGCAGGTTCTTCGCTGAGCAGATTAAAAACTCAGAGGGAAGAGGCTGAAACGCGTGACTCGCTTTGCCAGCGTTCAGTTCCCGCAGGTGTGAGCGGAGCAGGGTGTGGCCTGGTGGATCACCTGCCCGTTGGTTTGGATGTTTCCTTCACACAGTCAGAGGTTTCTTCTGCCCGGGATGCGCTTCTCAGAAGTTAGGTGGCGGGCTCCGTAGCACGACAGAGCTGTCGTAGTTGCACCTGCTCTCTGCTTGCATGGAGGCCAGAGGGCGAGATCAGTTTGGGGAGGGCAGTCTGCCTCCCGGAGCACGCGGAGTTTCCGTGCCGGACACTAGCCGCACGCTGTCCGGTTCTTGCATCGGATAGCGGGCTCTAATTTCAAGACCTTTCCTGAATATCGTCTAGGCCCCCAAGGAACATTCCAAAGTTGTCCTTTAAGAACGAAATTTGGTTTGCTTGCTTTTACTTGactgctttttcttccctctgtcgTTACAGATGGAGGAGACCAGGCTTTCTGCCTCAGAGGAGCTACCTCAGACTCTTACTGTTCCCAGAGCCACAGGTCTCTGCTCAGGACATGATGCTGATACCGAAGATGACCCGTCCCCAGTTGAGTCGCCACGGGCGCTGGACCTCAGCCAGCAGCCTCACAGCTCAGGTTTCCCTTTCCCGACAAGATGGAGGTCTGTGGTGAGCCAAGGGACTGCTGTTCCTCAGTTCTCCAGCCGCAGcgtctctgcctcctccccggGCAGCAGTCTCCAGGGTCACCAGGAGAAGGCGGAACCTCAGAGTTGCTCCATTGCCAAGGTCTCATCCTCCCTGGAGCTGGCCACGCCCCACTCAGCCCCCTCTGTGGGGTCAGGGCCACGGCTCCAGTGGTCACCACAGCCTGCGTCCTCTGGGGTTGATGCTCCTGGGCTGGGCAGGAGGCGCCTCTCCTTCCAGGCCGAGTACTGGGCCTGTGTGCTTCCAGACTCCTTACCTCCTTCCCCCGACCGCCACTCCCCACTCTGGAACCCGAATAAAGAGTACGAAGACCTGCTGGACTATACTTACCCACTCAGGCCCAAGCCTCACCTCCCAAAGCACCTTGACAGCCACGTGCTGGCTGACCCTGTGCTGCAGGACTCAGGTGTAGACCTGGATAGCTTTTCTGTTTCCCCCGCGAGCACCCTGAAGTCACCCACTGATGGCTCCCAGAATTGCCCATCAGCAGAGGCCTCTGCCCTGCCATTCTCTAGGCCCGGAGATCCAGGCCTTAGGCGGTGGTCCTCTGGCATACCCCAGAAGCAGGGCAGTGTGGGGTTGGCGTCTTGTAACCAGCTCACATCTACCCCCAGAGCCCCGGGCGGTAGGGATGCTCCTTGGGAGAGCAGAGAGCCAGCCCCGAGGGGTGTGAAGGACTGGCTTGGGTACATGGGCAAGCACCCTGAGGCGGGCTCTCCCCAGCGGAGGACATGGGAGAGAGGGTGGCCCTTGCcccggaca
This region includes:
- the CEP68 gene encoding centrosomal protein of 68 kDa isoform X2, translating into MALGEEKAEVEAPADTKALSYGQWSCREREVDTPGLTSGEQEQPPHLEAEGGLASPVWGTEGLPAPACCDRAGPSPSGAYQPQANNTRREPVAGRSKPALGCLLPSAGPGTGDLLHSVESQMEETRLSASEELPQTLTVPRATGLCSGHDADTEDDPSPVESPRALDLSQQPHSSGFPFPTRWRSVVSQGTAVPQFSSRSVSASSPGSSLQGHQEKAEPQSCSIAKVSSSLELATPHSAPSVGSGPRLQWSPQPASSGVDAPGLGRRRLSFQAEYWACVLPDSLPPSPDRHSPLWNPNKEYEDLLDYTYPLRPKPHLPKHLDSHVLADPVLQDSGVDLDSFSVSPASTLKSPTDGSQNCPSAEASALPFSRPGDPGLRRWSSGIPQKQGSVGLASCNQLTSTPRAPGGRDAPWESREPAPRGVKDWLGYMGKHPEAGSPQRRTWERGWPLPRTEREKGASQGVWHPACTESGWKPEEEVESDDEYLALPARLTQVSSLVSHLGSIPTLVTLPTGAAEGQTSLDVSDSDGPASLPSDSSQSQLPSEAALRGSRGPEGQNHRLLCSFIHARGSAGEGGLGNSQALGVSSGPLRAHSSLPAVWDRHAFLDLDAAGQPPGKGEPGKESLVQCVKTFCCQLEELIRWLYNIADVTDHLIPSKSNLTGLKSSLQLYRQFKKDIDEHQSLTESVLQKGEILLQCLLDNTPVLKDVLGRISKQPSELESHADRLYDAILASLDMLAGCTLIPDNTPVAHRSTDVKGISLASSKAEM
- the CEP68 gene encoding centrosomal protein of 68 kDa isoform X1; amino-acid sequence: MALGEEKAEVEAPADTKALSYGQWSCREREVDTPGLTSGEQEQPPHLEAEGGLASPVWGTEGLPAPACCDRAGPSPSGAYQPQANNTRREPVAGRSKPALGCLLPSAGPGTGDLLHSVESQMEETRLSASEELPQTLTVPRATGLCSGHDADTEDDPSPVESPRALDLSQQPHSSGFPFPTRWRSVVSQGTAVPQFSSRSVSASSPGSSLQGHQEKAEPQSCSIAKVSSSLELATPHSAPSVGSGPRLQWSPQPASSGVDAPGLGRRRLSFQAEYWACVLPDSLPPSPDRHSPLWNPNKEYEDLLDYTYPLRPKPHLPKHLDSHVLADPVLQDSGVDLDSFSVSPASTLKSPTDGSQNCPSAEASALPFSRPGDPGLRRWSSGIPQKQGSVGLASCNQLTSTPRAPGGRDAPWESREPAPRGVKDWLGYMGKHPEAGSPQRRTWERGWPLPRTEREKGASQGVWHPACTESGWKPEEEVESDDEYLALPARLTQVSSLVSHLGSIPTLVTLPTGAAEGQTSLDVSDSDGPASLPSDSSQSQLPSEAALRGSRGPEGQNHRLLCSFIHARGSAGEGGLGNSQALGVSSGPLRAHSSLPAVWDRHAFLDLDAAGQPPGKGEPGKESLVQCVKTFCCQLEELIRWLYNIADVTDHLIPSKSNLTGLKSSLQLYRQFKKDIDEHQSLTESVLQKGEILLQCLLDNTPVLKDVLGRISKQPSELESHADRLYDAILASLDMLAGCTLIPDNTPVAHRSTDVKGISLVSRQPERRKRVHWTPVPGEGTELLL
- the CEP68 gene encoding centrosomal protein of 68 kDa isoform X3, with amino-acid sequence MALGEEKAEVEAPADTKALSYGQWSCREREVDTPGLTSGEQEQPPHLEAEGGLASPVWGTEGLPAPACCDRAGPSPSGAYQPQANNTRREPVAGRSKPALGCLLPSAGPGTGDLLHSVESQMEETRLSASEELPQTLTVPRATGLCSGHDADTEDDPSPVESPRALDLSQQPHSSGFPFPTRWRSVVSQGTAVPQFSSRSVSASSPGSSLQGHQEKAEPQSCSIAKVSSSLELATPHSAPSVGSGPRLQWSPQPASSGVDAPGLGRRRLSFQAEYWACVLPDSLPPSPDRHSPLWNPNKEYEDLLDYTYPLRPKPHLPKHLDSHVLADPVLQDSGVDLDSFSVSPASTLKSPTDGSQNCPSAEASALPFSRPGDPGLRRWSSGIPQKQGSVGLASCNQLTSTPRAPGGRDAPWESREPAPRGVKDWLGYMGKHPEAGSPQRRTWERGWPLPRTEREKGASQGVWHPACTESGWKPEEEVESDDEYLALPARLTQVSSLVSHLGSIPTLVTLPTGAAEGQTSLDVSDSDGPASLPSDSSQSQLPSEAALRGSRGPEGQNHRLLCSFIHARGSAGEGGLGNSQALGVSSGPLRAHSSLPAVWDRHAFLDLDAAGQPPGKGEPGKESLVQCVKTFCCQLEELIRWLYNIADVTDHLIPSKSNLTGLKSSLQLYRKGEILLQCLLDNTPVLKDVLGRISKQPSELESHADRLYDAILASLDMLAGCTLIPDNTPVAHRSTDVKGISLVSRQPERRKRVHWTPVPGEGTELLL